ACACCGATAGGTAAGTACCGCTCGAAAACCTGTATACCGAGTGCTTTGCCCGATGTTCGGAACATCTCAGCTAACATATCTGCGGTGTGGACCGTCGGGATTCCATAGCGTGTAACGACACTAACGGCGTTCCCAACGCCGAGCCCGTCTAAGTTGATAACATAGGTATTTTCTTGGTCATATTCATCAGCATGTGTTTGGACATAGCGTAATGCCCCGCACATGCCGTATTCTTCCGCACCAGCAGCGAGGAATGTAATAGATTTATCTTCACCCCGCGCCATCACGACCCGTGCCACTTCAAGCATAACGCCAACGCCAGAGGCATTATCAAAACCTCCAGGAGAGCGGTTCTGTGTGAAATTGATTTGTAAAAGCAGCAAGCAAAAAGCAGTAACGCCAGCGACACTCCAGACAGTAACGATGGAATCGGACAACCGGACCCAGATGAGGGGGCTGTAATCGGGGAACCAAACGAGGGTAGCGACCTCAATCACCATTACAGTTGTCAAGGCAGTAAGCCCGACAATCGCGATACCGTAAGCGACTGCCCGGACAGCAATCGGCAATACCTGTGATTTGGAGTCATAGTGTGCAACGAATAGGAGAGCAGGCGTATTATCATTCGGTTTC
This genomic interval from Candidatus Poribacteria bacterium contains the following:
- a CDS encoding M28 family peptidase, coding for MDANDAYNAKRAYHHITQLAFPRLVGSAGEAKAQEYIVQQFSELGLNVTREPFSFTKFPAEVLPRLLCGLFVPIVLSVPWLGERFLIPVCLACLFSLAVTLLCTQWQKRFEGLYDVGRKYDSENIVATNGRKPNDNTPALLFVAHYDSKSQVLPIAVRAVAYGIAIVGLTALTTVMVIEVATLVWFPDYSPLIWVRLSDSIVTVWSVAGVTAFCLLLLQINFTQNRSPGGFDNASGVGVMLEVARVVMARGEDKSITFLAAGAEEYGMCGALRYVQTHADEYDQENTYVINLDGLGVGNAVSVVTRYGIPTVHTADMLAEMFRTSGKALGIQVFERYLPIGVGLDSIPIASHGFETVTLTAGDVGRVALKIHSERDTCDLLNTKSLQQVGELIVNVVGRV